The Antechinus flavipes isolate AdamAnt ecotype Samford, QLD, Australia chromosome 4, AdamAnt_v2, whole genome shotgun sequence genomic interval aagactgaaaaggtaacAAAGAAGTTTGTGAGAGAATAGCAAACTAGTTATTTTGGGTAGTGTAGAGAGCCATGTTCCAGCTTTAAGGTAAATTTGTGAaggggattttatttttttatagtatattttctcaattacatgaaaagataatttttagtattaattttaaaacatttttgagtttcaaattttctccttctttcccttcattcctccttaagcaatttgatatagttgctatctttgaaatatatttccacattagtcatgtgaaaaaaagaaacagaccacAAGGAAAAAAccctcaccaaaaaaataaagtgaaaattgtatgctttgcATTCAACttatatcagttctttccctggatgtggatagcattttctgtcatgagtcctttggaattgtcttatgTCTTTTATGTATCTCATGTCTTTCTGATGTTCTGTGCACATTTATTTGATACAGATTTGGATCATGTTTACTTTTACATATGTTTATCATCCTGATAATCAACAGCATATTGCATATAGTTGGCAGTTTAATAAGTGTTGTTGAACTGAACGATAatagaagttttttctttttattctattagattaaaaaaattattacctTTTAGTAAAGATCCTTTATCTAGAACttatttcctattttacaaaCTATACTACATTATAGTCTTGTGAATTTTTGTCTAGCAATATTTTTATCAGCTCTATTTTTTccaatacttttttattttccccaatacatgcaaagatcgttTCCAACATTtactttacaaaatcttgtgtaccaaatttttcttcctttctccattcccattccccaagatagcaagcaatctgatataagttaaacatgtacaattcttctaaacattttcccctatttgtcatgttgtgcaagaaaaatcaaatcaaaaggggaaaaaccacaagaaagaaaaacaagcaaacacaacaacaacaacaacaacaacaggtgaaaatactataccttgatccacattcaacccccataattctctttttgggatatagatggAATTCTCTGTCACAAATCTGTTGGGATTAActtgaatcacatcattgttgaaaagagccaaatctattaTAGTTGTTTTATTGGTGAAGATCATAATAATTCAGAAAGCAGCATTACAGAGATAGCAAATAGAGGTTTTTATTAAAATGAGCTAAGGACAATTGTAGAATTATAAGActttttagagctgaaaaaatcttagagatcatgtaagttaatctcattttgcagataaggaaactgaggtccagagagattgaCATAGTGAATTGTCTGAAGAGATAAACAGCTGATGAAAGGTAGGAATTTTAGCGTTGCTTTAGAGCTGGGATCTATCATATAAAGTCAGGAAACTAAGAACTCATGATAGATAATAACTTATTTAGTGTaaaaaggtaattaaaaaaaagtttttgaagtactttaaaaaaaagtttttcatggtatgttttttattttaattttggccATGATGACTGAAAAATATGATCAGGGAATCAATGAGCGATAGGGAAACTAGCCCAGAGCTTCTTGGCATTTGGCCCTAAGTTAATTTTATTATGATTCCTACCACTACAGTTTTAAAAGATActatatagtttcctttcttgtgCCCTACTCTGAATATTTACTGTCTCTTTCAGGTTATGTTCAGCATTTTAAGAACAGCTAGcagatgtttaaaaaatgtttatttgattaaatttgttgactttaaaaaaaaatttagagattaAAGGTCCAAATAACTGAGCATTGGTAGTTAAGTACCATTTCAAAAGAAAGGTGTTAATAGTGAAGTTCCAAAGTTCTAGCTCTAGACAGGGTTAGTACTCAAATTTTAGAAggttctgtgtttctctgtcttttcatttctttcaagatTTACTCATAGATAGTGGAGGTTTTCTCTTTGAGTTTCTGGAAATTGGATATTTCTTTGGTTAAAACTataattcctcccttcccccaccattctttcttctctcactgTCATCTTTTTCATCTACTCTCCCGTTCCCAAGATTGTAGATGTAGAATTTAGGAATTCATTTTTCTGATGATTCATTTTATAGCTGTGGAAGCTAACCCTCTCCATTCCCCCTTCCCCATAATcacaaaaggaaatggaatatatttcaaagtattattttaattttttgcctcCTGTTTTAACTTAAAAATGAAGTGACCTTAACCTTTAaaatccaattttaatttttcagttataATTAACTATTGGACCTGTTAGATCCTCAATAGCAGTTCAGTTTATATGGGATGCATTTCAGTGACTGGTAGACTTGCAGAAGCTACAAAACTTGTACTAAAGCTATTGAACTTTCATGCAGAATAGTGTGGAATTTCTGGTAATTGTTTACTCGTGTGTTCCAAGTTAAGTAGTCTTTACCAAATGAGTCTTCTGATATTAgtaacattttatgttttttgaaGTTCAGTTGAATGGATACTTAGTTAGGCTTAGATTTACTTTTGTATCGGTTTTTGTTTGATGGAATTTATTCTTTTAGGATGATTACTATGCTGTTACCAAAGATGATCTTGTCAATTTAGTCAGGTAAGCAGCATTTCAAGTCTTTGGAAGTTGTGCTGCCATTGTCAGAGGCAGAAtgcatcttgatttttttttttttaagtttacttcTTCTACCCTTATTTGTAGTGAGACAGAAAATCAGAAGATAAtatatctagagctggaagagaccttacagATTATCTAGGCTAGGGTTCAtaaccttttattgttgtttaacAGACCTCTTGGGCAGTGTGGTGAAAACCTTTTGTGAAAAATGGTTTATTGCTTCCTAATAGAAGGAAATGCTAAGTTAGTGGTTAGTGAAAattaagatgtaatttttttttctcatccaaattcatgaatcctttgaaatctaTCCTTGTTCTTATTACTTTTGGACTCTAGGTTAAGAAAATTGATTGTAGGCCATCCCTTCGAGAAAGTAAGAGCTTGCATACAAGCAGATAACAGATCTAAGTATCTATCTACACAGATGGAGGAGCAGTAAGCTGATAAAGAGGTTAGAATTATTGCCTATGATGCTTCATGATTTTTAgtccttggcaaatcacttttaATTCTCCTAGGGCCTGTAGGAATTTCTTTCAAATTAAAAGTTGCAGAGATAGTGCCAATCCACATTGGTAGATGAAATTCCTCACCATTATCTTCttttaccaatgaaattacaactCCAGTTTAAAAGAATTCTTTGTAAATAGCATTATGCTCCATCATGAGGTCTCTCAGAGGTGCCTACAAATCTGATGTTTTAAACAACTTCAGCAGTTGAGTTGAACTTTTCTAAGTTTTCCCTTTTAcactatcaatcaatcaaaaacattAAGTGCCCACTATTTATCAGGGACTGTGCTGAGTGCTAGGGAtccaaaaagagacaaaatagcccctgccctcaaggacttcACCTTCTCTGCTAGCTGTTCCCTGTGTTTAACATCGCTCATGCTTTGAATttatttccttccaatttttaCCTTTTGGAACCCCTACTTTCTTTGAAATGCAGCTCAGATTCTACTTAAGGAAAACTTCCTGAAACCTCAGTGTTCTCTCCACTCAAATTGCTttgaatttattctgtatatatatgttagatcTTCCCTACTCCCAGCCTCAGCCTATCATCAAGTTCTGATCAGCAATTATAAATACACTTTGATTGTTCAGTCCCATTTGTGCCACACTTATTATTTTGGTGATGATCAGTGATGTTTCTTTGTGTAAGGAATGAACATGAAGTAGTCTTATAGTAAATGCTGTTTTAGTTATAGGAGATGACAACCTACTTCTTTAGAATCATTTTTGTTGATTGTGTTGGTGTAACTTGACAATGTATGGCAATAATATGTGCTTATTGTGTTGCTTCATGATTCCCTGTGGTGACAAAAATAGTGAACATGTTTGAATAAAAGACATGTATCAGGAAGACATGAGATAGGAGTTTTGACACATATAGTTACTGTTTAGAACATTTGATTTTATCAGGTTCATGGATAGTTACCTTTATATAACGGaattcttccattctttcctccttccctccccaaagtAGAGGTGGCCATGGAACATGAAACAAGAGTAAAATGCTGTCTCATTCTGTGTGTATTTTTTGGCTCAGTTGCAAAACCTTGACAATACTTTTTTGCTATGTCAAACTGGGTCAGAATGATAGCTTTTATCTCAGAACATGTGTCAACGTGAAGTTCAGCATAGGATAACATGAATGGCAATAAGTGTCCATCCTGGTTGActtgtctgttttgttttcctcagaAGCACCTTGTGCCACGCCACTCATCTGCAGCTTTGGAAGGCCAGTTGATCTTGACAAGGATGATTACCAGAAGGTGGTCTGCAACAATGAGCATTGCCCTTACAGCACCTGGATGCATCTTCAGTGTTTTTATGAGTGGGAAAGCAGTATCCTGGTCCAGTTTAACTGCATTGGCCGAGCCCGGAGTTGGAATGAAAAGCAGTGTCGCCAGAACATGTGGACCAAGAAAGGCTATGATCTGGCCTTTCGTTTCTGCTCTTGCCGTTGTGGACAGGGTCATTTGAAGAAGGATACGGATTGGTACCAGGTGAAGCGCAtgcaagatgaaaaaaagaagaagtcgATGTCAGAGAAGAGCACAGGGAGGCCCATGACAGAAACTGGGGAAGAGATAAAAAAGTGCAGGCCTCTTAACAAGGCCCAGAAAGGACTGAGTCATGACCTCCCACGGCGACATTCTATGGATAGACAGAACTCCCAGGAGAAAGGGGTCAATGCAGGGGGCTATGGAGTACGTTCCCCCTGTGGCTCTCCTGGCCAGTCTCCTCCTACAGGGTACTCCATTCTCTCTCCAGCACATTTCAGTGGACCCCGCTCCTCAAGATACCTCGGGGAATTTTTGAAAAATGCCATTCACTTGGAGCCTCACAAAAAGAATATGACTGGAGGGAGCATGTTCCGAAATGCTCACTTTGACTATGGAGCAACTGGCTTGCCAGCACACAGGGGTGGACATTTTGATGCTCCAGTGCAATTTCTGAGGAGGCTTGATCTCTCAGAGCTCCTGGCTCATATTCCCAGGCACAAGTTGAACACTTTCCATGTAAGGATGGAAGATGATGCTCAAGTAGGCCAAGGGGAGGATCTACGGAAATTCATTCTTGCCGCCCTCAGTGCCAGCCACAGAAATGTTGTAAACTGTGCCCTTTGCCACCGGGCCCT includes:
- the HECA gene encoding headcase protein homolog encodes the protein MPNPKSSKGGRKNKRANSSGDEQENGAGALAAAAAAAGAAGGGALATAAGSGAAAGAGAAGAGAGAAGAGGAAPGAGSAAGAGAAAAAAAAASNDAKSEAPCATPLICSFGRPVDLDKDDYQKVVCNNEHCPYSTWMHLQCFYEWESSILVQFNCIGRARSWNEKQCRQNMWTKKGYDLAFRFCSCRCGQGHLKKDTDWYQVKRMQDEKKKKSMSEKSTGRPMTETGEEIKKCRPLNKAQKGLSHDLPRRHSMDRQNSQEKGVNAGGYGVRSPCGSPGQSPPTGYSILSPAHFSGPRSSRYLGEFLKNAIHLEPHKKNMTGGSMFRNAHFDYGATGLPAHRGGHFDAPVQFLRRLDLSELLAHIPRHKLNTFHVRMEDDAQVGQGEDLRKFILAALSASHRNVVNCALCHRALPVFEQFPLVDGTLFLSPSRHDEIEYDVPCHLQGRLMHLYAVCVDCLEGVHKIICIKCKSRWDGSWHQLGTMYTYDILAASPCCQARLNCKHCGKPVIDVRIGMQYFSEYSNVQQCPHCGNLDYHFVKPFSSFKVLEAY